The following proteins come from a genomic window of Lolium rigidum isolate FL_2022 chromosome 5, APGP_CSIRO_Lrig_0.1, whole genome shotgun sequence:
- the LOC124658109 gene encoding osmotin-like protein has translation MARNLAVVLLVLAALAAVSSATTLTIHNLCPHPVWPLVSPNSGLPSISDNTARLDTNALLSLSFPSTFWAGRVVIRTSCGTSSPPRGCWTGEAPPSSVAQITVHDGGNLDRAAYSVSLVDGFNVPMVISPQAVGGGQCPALGCAVDLNCDCPPDQRAAEGAACRGTPAYFKNRCPLTRTTPTDVEPVPQSCRAPGELKIVLCQTSMIQHGAGEADMVIRTVVADN, from the coding sequence ATGGCGAGGAACctcgccgtcgtcctcctcgtcctcgcggcGCTGGCCGCGGTCTCGTCGGCGACCACGCTGACCATCCACAACCTCTGCCCGCACCCGGTGTGGCCGCTCGTCAGCCCCAACTCCGGCCTCCCCTCCATCTCCGACAACACCGCGCGCCTCGACACCAACgcgctcctctccctctccttcccgtccacctTCTGGGCCGGCCGCGTCGTCATACGCACCTCCTGCgggacctcctcgccgccgcgcggCTGCTGGACGGGCGAGGCGCCGCCGTCCTCCGTCGCGCAGATCACGGTTCACGACGGCGGGAACCTGGACCGCGCCGCGTACAGCGTGAGCCTCGTGGACGGCTTCAACGTGCCGATGGTCATCAGCCCGCAGGCCGTCGGCGGCGGGCAGTGCCCCGCGCTCGGCTGCGCCGTCGACCTCAACTGCGACTGCCCGCCCGACCAGCGCGCCGCCGAGGGCGCCGCGTGCCGTGGGACCCCGGCGTACTTCAAGAACCGGTGCCCGCTGACGCGGACGACGCCGACCGACGTGGAGCCCGTGCCGCAGAGCTGCCGCGCGCCCGGGGAGCTCAAGATCGTGCTCTGCCAGACGTCCATGATCCAGCACGGAGCCGGGGAGGCCGACATGGTCATCCGCACCGTCGTCGCCGACAACTAG